A genome region from Pseudomonas pergaminensis includes the following:
- a CDS encoding Gldg family protein: MRPTLRTGMTLIVILLTFLAFNLVWTAKLPNVRWDVSEQEIHTLSPAAQQLLSSLESPVDLYYFNSNNHPKRSYAEKRYGKRIEDLLRECEDAAAGMINLHLIEPTPFSEDAYKAKLSGLDDSTGFIGLIGTRAGHGVRRIGSFRLEQAPLLEYEIGHLLHKLQSPAKPTVALLSGLAINESAGRLMQELQREFDLVTLESTATQVPEHVKALMVVHPRLLSERTLYGIEQFVLKGGKLMMFLDPLSEQRANAPPANTRLDELLAAWGIQMPADKLLVDYLYTPWDTASAPNRARLNLPRQAMTTNDISTWNLNTVTVSSSGALLQLNKSRTAFTPLLQSSEQSLLLDANHLPPTTTLDTLIDAASKQEHRHVIAARIEGPSHSVFPDGIKGQPPGLQDAAHIHLVVIADTDMLTDKISTSAPDGNALFVLNTLDNLSAPDTLAAVRPRVPPQKSPTLLEGMREAAKKAYRLNASELERRLHRTEQEWLRLSPWETTLGTQSVDTTTQLQALNKERLRLPMELHALQREAYGQVRGLEWAIKLTMIFAIPLTLCLIALMVFLGHRRRQLRAASAAH; the protein is encoded by the coding sequence ATGCGGCCCACTCTGCGCACCGGCATGACACTCATCGTAATACTGTTGACGTTCCTGGCTTTCAATTTGGTGTGGACCGCTAAACTTCCTAATGTACGGTGGGATGTTTCCGAGCAAGAAATTCATACTTTATCGCCAGCCGCTCAACAACTGCTCTCATCCCTGGAAAGCCCGGTGGACTTGTACTACTTCAATTCAAATAACCACCCGAAAAGAAGCTATGCCGAAAAGCGCTATGGCAAACGCATCGAGGACCTGCTCAGAGAGTGCGAAGACGCGGCCGCAGGCATGATCAACCTGCACCTTATCGAGCCAACCCCTTTCTCGGAAGACGCGTACAAAGCCAAGCTATCGGGCCTAGATGACAGCACAGGGTTCATCGGGCTCATCGGCACTCGTGCTGGTCACGGGGTACGCCGTATCGGGTCCTTCAGGCTCGAACAAGCGCCCCTGCTCGAGTACGAAATCGGCCATCTGCTCCATAAGTTGCAGTCCCCAGCGAAGCCGACTGTCGCGCTGCTGTCAGGGTTGGCGATAAACGAATCCGCGGGGCGACTGATGCAGGAACTGCAGCGAGAGTTCGATCTGGTCACTCTCGAATCGACTGCCACGCAGGTCCCCGAACACGTAAAAGCGTTGATGGTTGTGCACCCACGCCTGTTATCGGAACGAACGCTATATGGGATTGAACAATTTGTACTGAAGGGGGGTAAGTTGATGATGTTTCTCGATCCCTTGAGCGAGCAACGCGCAAACGCCCCCCCTGCCAATACGCGACTGGACGAGTTGCTGGCAGCCTGGGGTATTCAGATGCCGGCGGACAAGCTGCTGGTCGATTACCTCTACACGCCTTGGGATACAGCGAGCGCCCCCAATCGAGCCAGGTTGAACCTGCCCCGACAAGCGATGACCACGAACGACATCAGCACCTGGAACCTCAACACGGTGACGGTATCGAGCAGTGGTGCCCTCCTGCAGCTTAATAAAAGTCGCACAGCCTTCACCCCTTTGCTGCAAAGTTCTGAGCAATCCTTGCTGCTGGATGCCAACCACCTGCCACCCACCACCACGCTGGACACCTTGATAGATGCAGCTTCGAAACAGGAGCACCGTCATGTCATCGCCGCGCGCATCGAAGGACCGAGCCATTCGGTGTTTCCCGACGGCATCAAGGGACAGCCGCCCGGTTTGCAGGACGCAGCGCACATTCACTTGGTGGTCATTGCAGACACGGACATGCTCACGGACAAGATCAGTACCTCTGCGCCTGACGGCAACGCGCTGTTCGTCCTGAACACATTGGACAACCTCTCCGCGCCAGACACACTCGCCGCTGTTCGCCCTCGCGTCCCCCCGCAAAAGTCTCCGACACTTCTGGAGGGTATGCGCGAAGCCGCGAAAAAGGCCTATCGCCTGAACGCCAGCGAACTGGAGCGACGCCTGCATCGGACGGAGCAGGAATGGCTACGGTTGAGTCCATGGGAAACAACCCTCGGCACCCAGTCCGTGGACACCACCACGCAACTACAGGCACTCAACAAGGAACGCCTGCGCCTGCCCATGGAGCTGCATGCTTTGCAGCGCGAAGCTTATGGCCAAGTGCGAGGCCTGGAATGGGCCATCAAGCTGACCATGATCTTTGCGATACCGCTGACGTTATGCCTGATCGCCTTGATGGTCTTTCTGGGCCATCGTCGACGTCAGCTGCGCGCGGCCAGCGCAGCTCACTGA
- a CDS encoding ABC-2 transporter permease, whose amino-acid sequence MKLLPIVLIRQLASYARTPSTYLNIAIFLMLSVALGLYTSPWLEKNNSDLHVFFQFHPWLYLLLIPALATQLWSDEANKGFLGLMKTLPVTAFDWVVGKFLAAWFVASTALLMTLPLVVIANYLGEADNTVIASQFLASWLLAGSYLSVGCFICVIAHQRTVIFLLTLGLLLIASGLSSLLDALEHQAPIGLLDTLASLSPALRFNSIDDGKLTLRDTLYFISMIFAFLSATTVTLNYKHS is encoded by the coding sequence TTGAAACTGTTGCCGATCGTTCTGATACGCCAGCTCGCCAGTTACGCCCGCACACCCAGTACCTACTTGAACATTGCAATTTTCTTGATGCTGTCAGTGGCCTTGGGGCTGTACACAAGCCCCTGGCTGGAAAAAAACAACAGTGACCTGCACGTATTTTTCCAGTTCCACCCCTGGCTATACTTGCTACTGATCCCCGCCCTGGCGACGCAATTATGGTCCGATGAAGCCAATAAAGGGTTTCTGGGTCTGATGAAAACCCTGCCCGTTACAGCATTTGATTGGGTTGTCGGAAAATTCCTCGCTGCCTGGTTCGTTGCAAGCACTGCCTTGCTGATGACATTGCCGCTCGTGGTCATTGCGAACTATCTGGGTGAAGCAGACAACACTGTCATCGCCTCGCAATTTCTAGCGAGCTGGTTGTTGGCGGGCAGTTACTTGTCGGTCGGCTGCTTTATTTGCGTAATCGCTCATCAACGCACCGTCATTTTCCTACTGACGCTGGGGTTATTGCTGATTGCCAGTGGACTTTCTTCTTTATTGGATGCCCTTGAACACCAAGCCCCTATAGGGCTGCTAGACACGCTGGCCTCACTTAGTCCTGCGTTGCGATTCAACAGTATCGACGATGGAAAGCTCACCCTTCGCGACACGCTTTACTTTATTAGCATGATCTTCGCCTTTCTCTCTGCGACGACAGTCACGCTCAACTACAAACACAGCTGA
- a CDS encoding ABC transporter ATP-binding protein codes for MIEISNLTKHAGNSVILSDFSFSANQQECLGLFGQDATVKTTLLDVIAGSTPPSSGVISIQGFNMQTHPLKAKQLIGYQLANDPGHPTMSVKTFLGFIAALRGFHGADKRTRLEHAVARLELFAVLDAPLDTLSIDWKRKVAIAQAILHGPALLLLDEPTDGLSPEQKPAFKALIQALTQEMTVIVASRHCDELSDLCTRALVIAGGRLVADTALPDLQRDSRHFQAVTLTAESPLDLLALAVLPGVAGIEEHRHAPGTVTVLAMPGHTIYPHINTLIASRRWKINSLNLEPGRLNDVVHHLSQEASA; via the coding sequence ATGATCGAAATAAGCAATCTGACAAAACACGCGGGCAACTCGGTCATCCTCAGCGACTTTTCTTTCAGCGCCAACCAACAAGAATGCCTGGGACTGTTTGGGCAAGACGCTACTGTCAAAACAACACTACTCGATGTCATAGCGGGTTCGACACCGCCCTCCAGCGGCGTAATAAGCATCCAGGGTTTCAACATGCAAACCCACCCATTGAAAGCAAAGCAACTTATCGGCTATCAACTTGCCAACGATCCCGGTCACCCAACTATGTCCGTCAAGACATTCCTCGGGTTCATCGCTGCCCTACGCGGCTTCCACGGCGCCGATAAACGCACGCGGTTGGAGCATGCTGTAGCACGACTGGAGTTGTTTGCGGTGCTCGATGCCCCCCTCGACACCCTCTCCATCGACTGGAAACGTAAAGTCGCAATTGCCCAGGCCATTCTGCATGGGCCCGCACTATTACTGCTGGATGAACCCACGGACGGACTCTCGCCTGAGCAAAAACCTGCGTTCAAGGCACTTATCCAAGCATTGACGCAGGAAATGACGGTGATCGTCGCCTCTCGTCATTGCGATGAGTTATCCGATTTGTGCACGCGTGCACTGGTCATTGCAGGCGGTCGCCTGGTGGCCGATACCGCCCTGCCCGACCTGCAGCGCGACTCACGACACTTCCAGGCAGTCACCCTCACCGCAGAGAGCCCGCTGGATTTGCTGGCTCTGGCCGTGCTGCCAGGAGTGGCAGGCATTGAAGAGCATCGGCATGCGCCCGGTACGGTGACTGTCCTCGCCATGCCCGGGCACACCATTTATCCCCATATCAACACGCTGATTGCCAGTCGCCGCTGGAAAATCAACTCCCTGAACCTGGAACCGGGTCGCCTGAATGATGTGGTCCACCATCTTAGCCAGGAGGCGTCCGCTTGA
- the greB gene encoding transcription elongation factor GreB, with protein MSTKLITKEGHEALKKELDYLWREKRPDTTRKVTWAASLGDRSENADYQYNKKLLREIDRRVRYLRKRLEDMRVVEYMPEQEGKVFFGAWVDIENEQGETKRFRIVGYDEIYDRMDYISIDSPMARALLRKEVDDEAMVQTPSGEVCWWITGIEYVK; from the coding sequence TTGAGTACCAAGCTGATTACCAAAGAAGGCCATGAAGCGCTAAAGAAGGAGCTGGATTACCTGTGGCGTGAAAAGCGTCCGGACACCACGCGCAAAGTGACCTGGGCTGCCTCGCTGGGGGATCGCAGCGAAAACGCCGATTACCAGTACAACAAGAAACTGCTGCGTGAGATCGACCGTCGCGTGCGTTACCTGCGCAAGCGCCTGGAGGATATGCGTGTGGTGGAGTACATGCCCGAGCAGGAGGGCAAGGTGTTTTTCGGCGCCTGGGTGGATATCGAGAACGAGCAGGGCGAAACCAAGCGTTTTCGTATTGTCGGTTATGACGAGATTTATGACCGGATGGACTACATCTCCATCGATTCCCCCATGGCCCGTGCATTGTTGCGCAAGGAAGTGGACGACGAAGCCATGGTGCAGACCCCGAGTGGTGAAGTGTGCTGGTGGATCACCGGGATCGAATATGTGAAGTGA
- a CDS encoding ABC transporter permease yields the protein MARLPLLRLFSLAMRQLLRDARAGELRVLFFALLVAVAASTAIGYFGARLNGAMLLRATEFLGADLVLEGSSPARPEQIQSGTELGLDHARVVEFSSVIATDNGIQLSSIKAVNEQYPLRGELKSAAAPFGDETAGGGPKPGEAWVEARLLTALDLKVGDSIDVGMKTLRLARVLTYEPDRAGNFYSLTPRVMINLADLDATGVVQPGSRVSYRELWRGPQGSTVLQTYRDLVKPGLAANQRLQDSRDGNQQIGGALGKAERYLNMASLVAVLLAGVAVALSANRFATRRFDASALLRCLGLSRREAMLLFSLQLSVLGLLASLTGAVLGWLAQFGLFYFLHDLLPADVPPGGLLPAIAGIGTGLVALAGFALPPLAALGRVPPLRVLRRDLLPIPSSTWMVYGAALFALGLIMWRLSLDLVLTFALLGGGVVAALVLGGLLLLLLQSLRRLLARASLPWRLGLGQLLRHPLAAAGQSLAFGLILLSMGLIALLRGELLDTWQNQLPKDAPNYFALNILPADKDAFGARLLELQAQSAPLYPVVPGRLISINGEPVQEIVSKDSSGDRAVQRDLSLTWAADLPPGNALTAGSWWSQQPTDEIPGVSVEAKVAQSLKLKLNDHLVFTVGGENREARVTSLRTINWDNFQPNFFMIFQPGTLKDLPATYLTSFYLAPGHDQQIVDLSRAFPAVTILQVEALLEQLRSILAQVTLAVEYVLLFVLAAGMAVLFSGLQATLDERIRQGALLRALGAERKLLVKARRIEFGLLGAVSGLLAALGTELVTFVLYRYAFDLAWHPHPWLLLLPVIGAVLIGGAGVFGTRRALNASPLTVLREG from the coding sequence ATGGCACGTTTGCCGCTGTTGCGCCTGTTCAGTCTTGCCATGCGCCAATTGCTGCGCGATGCCCGCGCCGGCGAATTGCGCGTACTGTTCTTTGCCCTGTTGGTGGCTGTGGCCGCCAGTACTGCCATCGGCTACTTCGGTGCGCGCCTCAACGGCGCGATGCTGTTGCGCGCGACCGAGTTCCTCGGCGCCGACCTGGTACTCGAGGGCAGCTCGCCCGCTCGCCCCGAACAAATCCAGTCGGGCACCGAGCTGGGCCTGGATCACGCCCGGGTGGTGGAATTTTCCAGCGTCATTGCCACCGATAACGGCATCCAGCTGTCCAGCATCAAGGCCGTCAACGAGCAGTACCCCCTGCGCGGTGAACTGAAAAGCGCTGCCGCGCCTTTTGGCGATGAAACCGCCGGTGGCGGCCCGAAACCCGGTGAAGCCTGGGTGGAAGCCCGACTGCTGACCGCGCTGGACCTGAAAGTCGGCGACAGCATCGACGTAGGCATGAAGACGCTGCGCCTGGCCCGCGTGCTGACCTACGAGCCGGATCGCGCGGGTAATTTCTACAGCCTCACGCCCAGGGTGATGATCAACCTGGCAGACCTGGACGCCACCGGTGTGGTGCAGCCCGGCAGCCGCGTCAGTTACCGCGAGTTGTGGCGCGGGCCGCAGGGCAGCACCGTGTTGCAGACCTATCGCGACTTGGTCAAACCGGGGCTCGCCGCCAACCAGCGGTTGCAGGATTCACGGGACGGCAACCAGCAGATCGGCGGCGCCCTGGGTAAGGCCGAGCGCTACCTGAACATGGCCAGCCTGGTCGCGGTACTGCTGGCCGGTGTGGCGGTGGCGCTGTCGGCCAACCGCTTCGCCACCCGACGTTTCGATGCCAGCGCATTGCTGCGTTGCCTGGGCTTGTCACGGCGTGAAGCCATGTTGTTGTTCAGCCTGCAACTGAGCGTCCTGGGGCTGCTGGCGAGCCTGACCGGCGCCGTGCTTGGCTGGCTGGCGCAGTTTGGCCTGTTCTATTTCCTCCACGACCTGCTGCCGGCGGATGTTCCACCCGGCGGGCTGCTACCGGCAATTGCCGGGATCGGCACCGGGCTGGTCGCCCTCGCCGGTTTCGCCCTGCCGCCGCTGGCGGCACTGGGGCGCGTGCCACCGCTGCGGGTGCTGCGCCGCGACCTGCTGCCGATCCCTTCCAGCACCTGGATGGTCTATGGCGCAGCATTGTTCGCACTGGGCCTGATCATGTGGCGCCTGAGCCTCGACCTGGTGCTGACCTTCGCCCTGCTCGGCGGCGGCGTGGTCGCTGCGCTGGTACTCGGCGGCTTGCTCCTGCTGTTGTTGCAAAGCCTGCGTCGCTTGCTGGCTCGCGCGTCCCTGCCCTGGCGTCTGGGCCTGGGGCAACTGTTGCGTCACCCGCTGGCAGCGGCCGGCCAATCCCTGGCATTTGGCTTGATCCTGCTGTCCATGGGCTTGATCGCCCTGCTGCGGGGTGAGTTGCTCGACACCTGGCAAAACCAGTTGCCCAAGGATGCGCCCAACTATTTTGCCTTGAATATCCTGCCAGCCGACAAGGATGCCTTTGGCGCCCGCCTGCTGGAACTGCAAGCGCAATCCGCACCGCTGTATCCGGTAGTGCCGGGGCGTTTGATCAGTATCAACGGTGAACCCGTACAGGAAATTGTCAGCAAGGATTCCAGCGGTGATCGCGCAGTGCAACGCGACCTGAGCCTGACCTGGGCCGCCGACCTGCCGCCGGGCAACGCCCTGACCGCGGGCTCGTGGTGGTCACAACAACCCACCGATGAAATCCCTGGCGTCTCTGTCGAAGCCAAGGTGGCGCAAAGCCTCAAGCTCAAGCTCAACGACCACCTGGTGTTCACGGTGGGCGGTGAAAACCGTGAAGCGCGGGTGACAAGCCTGCGGACCATCAACTGGGATAACTTCCAGCCCAACTTCTTCATGATTTTCCAGCCAGGCACCTTGAAGGACCTACCGGCCACCTACCTGACCAGCTTCTACCTGGCACCTGGGCATGACCAGCAGATCGTCGACCTGTCCCGGGCGTTCCCGGCGGTGACCATCCTGCAGGTCGAGGCGCTGTTGGAGCAGTTGCGCAGCATCCTCGCCCAGGTGACCCTGGCGGTGGAATATGTGCTGCTGTTTGTGCTGGCGGCAGGGATGGCGGTGCTGTTCTCCGGCCTGCAAGCCACCCTGGATGAACGCATTCGCCAAGGGGCACTGCTGCGTGCACTGGGCGCCGAACGCAAGTTGCTGGTCAAGGCCAGGCGTATCGAGTTCGGCTTGCTGGGTGCGGTCAGTGGCCTGCTCGCGGCGTTGGGCACGGAGCTTGTGACCTTCGTGCTGTACCGTTACGCGTTCGACCTGGCCTGGCACCCTCACCCATGGCTGTTGCTGCTGCCGGTGATCGGCGCCGTGCTGATCGGCGGTGCCGGTGTGTTCGGCACCCGCCGCGCACTGAATGCCAGCCCCCTGACGGTATTGCGCGAAGGGTAA
- a CDS encoding ABC transporter ATP-binding protein, with translation MGASILTARNLSKVVPSAEGELTILHELSLELNKGDSLAIVGSSGSGKSTLLGLLAGLDLPSSGEVTLAGQALSTLDEDQRARIRAEHVGFVFQSFQLLDSLNALENVMLPLELDGRKDARERARHLLERVGLGQRLTHSPRQLSGGEQQRVAIARAFAAEPDVLFADEPTGNLDSHTGERISDLLFGLNKESGTTLVLVTHDERLAHRCRRLIRLEAGLMVAPLEP, from the coding sequence ATGGGCGCAAGCATTCTCACCGCGCGGAACCTTAGCAAAGTGGTTCCCAGCGCGGAAGGTGAACTGACTATCCTGCACGAACTGAGCCTGGAACTGAACAAGGGCGATAGCCTGGCTATCGTCGGCAGCTCCGGTTCCGGCAAATCCACCCTCCTGGGCCTGCTGGCCGGCCTCGATCTGCCCAGCAGCGGCGAAGTCACCCTCGCCGGGCAAGCCCTCAGCACCCTTGACGAAGACCAGCGCGCGCGCATTCGTGCCGAGCATGTGGGCTTCGTGTTCCAGTCGTTCCAACTGCTCGACAGCCTCAACGCGCTGGAAAACGTCATGCTGCCGCTGGAACTGGACGGCCGCAAAGACGCCCGTGAGCGCGCCCGGCACCTGCTGGAACGCGTAGGCCTGGGCCAACGCCTCACCCACTCGCCACGCCAACTCTCTGGTGGCGAGCAGCAACGGGTGGCGATTGCCCGCGCCTTTGCCGCAGAACCGGACGTGCTGTTTGCCGATGAACCCACCGGCAACCTCGACAGCCACACCGGCGAGCGCATCAGCGACCTGCTGTTCGGACTCAACAAAGAAAGCGGCACGACCCTGGTGCTGGTCACCCACGACGAGCGCCTGGCCCACCGTTGCCGACGCCTGATCCGCCTTGAAGCCGGCCTGATGGTCGCGCCCCTGGAGCCTTGA
- a CDS encoding arylesterase, giving the protein MRMWFLSAGLALMCMAQNAAAGTVLIVGDSISAGFGLDTSKGWVALLQQRLKQEGFDDKVVNASISGDTSAGGLARLPAALAEHKPDVVVIELGGNDGLRGQPPAQLQQNLASMIDQSKAGGAKVLLLGMQLPPNYGPRYTTAFAEVYGVLAKEKNVPLVPFFLDGVGGHPELMQADQLHPAVGAQGKLLENVWPTLKPLL; this is encoded by the coding sequence ATGCGAATGTGGTTTTTGAGTGCTGGCCTGGCCTTGATGTGCATGGCCCAGAACGCAGCGGCGGGTACAGTCCTGATCGTTGGCGATAGTATCAGTGCCGGTTTCGGCCTGGATACCAGCAAAGGGTGGGTTGCCCTGCTGCAGCAACGGCTCAAGCAGGAAGGTTTCGACGATAAAGTGGTCAATGCCTCCATCAGTGGCGACACCAGTGCCGGAGGCTTGGCGCGGCTGCCGGCGGCGCTTGCAGAGCATAAGCCGGACGTGGTGGTGATCGAGCTGGGCGGTAACGATGGCCTGCGCGGGCAGCCGCCTGCGCAATTGCAACAAAATCTTGCGTCGATGATTGACCAGTCCAAGGCCGGCGGGGCCAAGGTGTTGTTGTTGGGGATGCAGTTGCCACCCAATTATGGCCCGCGATACACCACTGCATTTGCCGAAGTCTATGGTGTGCTGGCCAAGGAAAAAAACGTCCCGCTGGTGCCGTTTTTTCTCGATGGCGTGGGTGGCCATCCGGAGCTGATGCAGGCCGATCAACTTCACCCGGCGGTCGGCGCCCAGGGCAAGTTGCTGGAAAATGTCTGGCCGACGCTAAAACCGCTGCTATGA
- a CDS encoding L,D-transpeptidase family protein, protein MLSRLSVVTCCLSLAALCAAGSASALQLPLPPPGEDIVGQVQVIKAKYEDTFADLGTTYDLGYSEMVAANPGVDAWLPGAGTEIVLPTRFILPPGPREGIVINLAEYRLYYFPKGQNVVYTFPLGIGREGWGSPIAHTSIIAKTPNPTWTPPASIKAEHAANGDPLPNVVPAGPDNPLGPFKFTLGTPGYLIHGSNMKFGIGTRTSHGCFRMFNNNVLEMAGMVPVGTSVRIINDAYKFGRSGGKVYLEAHTPLNDDGTPSVVDKHTAVINALLKREDLANQLRVNWDQVRDVVAAEDGLPTEIGVPGAASVAASAPIDLQQ, encoded by the coding sequence ATGTTGTCGCGCCTTTCCGTCGTCACCTGCTGCCTGTCCCTTGCTGCACTCTGTGCGGCCGGTTCTGCGTCAGCCCTGCAGTTGCCCTTGCCACCACCGGGTGAAGACATCGTCGGTCAGGTCCAGGTGATCAAGGCCAAGTACGAAGACACCTTCGCCGACCTGGGCACCACCTATGACCTGGGGTACTCGGAGATGGTCGCGGCCAACCCCGGCGTGGATGCCTGGTTGCCGGGCGCGGGTACCGAGATCGTGCTGCCGACGCGTTTCATCCTGCCACCCGGTCCTCGGGAAGGCATTGTGATCAACCTGGCGGAATACCGGCTCTATTACTTCCCCAAGGGCCAGAACGTGGTCTACACCTTCCCGCTGGGGATCGGTCGTGAGGGCTGGGGGTCGCCCATCGCCCACACCAGCATCATTGCCAAGACGCCCAACCCGACCTGGACACCGCCAGCCTCGATCAAGGCCGAGCACGCCGCCAATGGTGACCCACTGCCCAATGTGGTGCCAGCCGGCCCGGACAACCCATTGGGCCCGTTCAAGTTCACCCTGGGCACGCCGGGTTACCTGATCCACGGTTCCAACATGAAATTTGGTATCGGCACGCGTACAAGCCACGGCTGTTTCCGCATGTTCAACAACAACGTGCTGGAGATGGCCGGCATGGTGCCGGTGGGGACGTCGGTGCGCATCATCAACGATGCCTACAAGTTCGGTCGCAGTGGCGGCAAGGTCTACCTTGAAGCGCATACGCCGTTGAATGATGACGGGACCCCGTCGGTGGTCGACAAACACACCGCCGTCATCAACGCTTTGCTCAAGCGTGAAGACTTGGCCAACCAATTGCGCGTGAACTGGGACCAGGTGCGTGACGTGGTTGCGGCGGAAGACGGCTTGCCGACGGAAATCGGCGTGCCTGGCGCAGCCTCGGTGGCCGCTAGTGCGCCGATCGATCTGCAGCAGTAA
- the oprI gene encoding outer membrane lipoprotei OprI translates to MNNVLKFSALALAAVLATGCSSVSKETEARLTATEDAAARSQARADEAYRKADEALAAAQKAQQTADEANERALRMLEKASRK, encoded by the coding sequence ATGAACAACGTTCTGAAATTCTCTGCACTGGCTCTGGCCGCAGTTCTGGCTACCGGTTGCAGCAGCGTCTCCAAAGAAACCGAAGCACGTCTGACTGCAACTGAAGACGCAGCAGCTCGCTCCCAGGCTCGTGCAGACGAAGCCTACCGTAAAGCTGATGAAGCTCTGGCTGCTGCTCAAAAAGCACAACAGACTGCTGACGAAGCTAACGAGCGCGCTCTGCGTATGCTTGAAAAAGCTAGCCGCAAGTAA
- a CDS encoding GNAT family N-acetyltransferase — translation MSEALSIHHDQAGHQFETNVDGHRAYLTYMDLGKQTLDIYRTFVPNALRGRGIAAALTEEALKFAEEAGYTVIPSCSYVERYMERHQRHAAKL, via the coding sequence ATGAGCGAGGCGTTGTCCATCCACCATGACCAGGCTGGTCATCAGTTCGAGACCAATGTGGACGGTCATCGTGCCTATCTGACCTATATGGACCTCGGCAAACAGACCCTGGATATCTATCGGACCTTCGTGCCCAACGCATTGCGGGGCCGTGGTATCGCGGCGGCATTGACCGAGGAAGCCTTGAAGTTCGCCGAAGAGGCAGGCTACACGGTGATCCCGTCCTGCTCCTACGTCGAACGCTACATGGAGCGCCACCAGCGCCATGCCGCGAAGCTGTAA
- a CDS encoding 3-deoxy-7-phosphoheptulonate synthase, translating into MADLPINDLNVESNETLITPDQLKREIPLSDAALQTVTKGREVIRDILDGTDHRLFVVIGPCSIHDLKAAHEYAERLKVLAAEVSDTLYLVMRVYFEKPRTTVGWKGLINDPYLDDSFKIQDGLHIGRQLLLDLAEMGLPTATEALDPISPQYLQDLISWSAIGARTTESQTHREMASGLSSAVGFKNGTDGGLTVAINALQSVSSPHRFLGINQEGGVSIVTTKGNAYGHVVLRGGNGKPNYDSVSVALCEQALNKAKIKPNIMVDCSHANSNKDPALQPLVMENVANQILEGNQSIIGLMVESHLNWGCQAIPKDLADLQYGVSITDACIDWAATENTLRSMHAKLKDVLPKRKRT; encoded by the coding sequence ATGGCTGATTTACCGATCAATGACCTAAACGTCGAATCCAACGAGACCCTGATCACGCCCGATCAGCTCAAGCGCGAAATCCCTCTGAGCGACGCTGCCCTGCAGACCGTCACCAAGGGCCGCGAAGTCATCCGTGACATTCTCGACGGCACCGACCACCGCCTGTTCGTCGTCATCGGGCCTTGCTCGATCCACGACCTCAAGGCTGCCCACGAGTACGCCGAGCGCCTGAAAGTGCTGGCGGCGGAAGTGTCCGACACCCTCTACCTGGTGATGCGCGTCTATTTCGAAAAACCGCGCACCACCGTCGGCTGGAAAGGCTTGATCAACGACCCGTACCTGGACGACTCGTTCAAGATCCAGGACGGCCTGCACATTGGTCGTCAGTTGTTGCTGGACCTGGCGGAGATGGGCCTGCCCACCGCCACCGAAGCCCTGGACCCGATCTCCCCGCAGTACCTGCAGGACCTGATCAGCTGGTCGGCCATCGGCGCACGCACCACCGAATCCCAGACCCACCGCGAAATGGCGTCCGGCCTGTCTTCGGCCGTGGGCTTCAAGAACGGCACCGATGGCGGCCTGACCGTGGCGATCAACGCGCTGCAGTCGGTGTCCAGCCCGCACCGTTTCCTGGGTATCAACCAAGAAGGTGGCGTGTCCATCGTCACCACCAAGGGCAACGCCTACGGTCACGTGGTGTTGCGCGGCGGCAATGGCAAGCCCAACTATGATTCGGTCAGCGTTGCCCTGTGCGAACAGGCGCTGAACAAGGCCAAGATCAAGCCGAACATCATGGTCGACTGCAGCCACGCCAACTCCAACAAGGACCCGGCCCTGCAGCCGCTGGTGATGGAAAACGTGGCCAACCAGATCCTGGAAGGCAACCAGTCGATCATCGGCCTGATGGTCGAGAGCCACCTGAATTGGGGTTGCCAGGCGATTCCAAAAGACCTGGCCGACTTGCAGTACGGCGTATCGATCACCGATGCCTGCATCGACTGGGCCGCCACCGAAAACACCCTGCGCAGCATGCATGCCAAGCTCAAGGACGTTCTGCCTAAACGCAAACGCACCTGA